Proteins encoded within one genomic window of Saccharopolyspora pogona:
- a CDS encoding ESX secretion-associated protein EspG: MSERWLLPPLWFDLCWEIGRFDEYPFPIAVRSHGATLEERAVLRQRALPELQAAGLLAGDGLAPRFAQVLAQLAKPGLWIEGLWMPDDTNQSPTRLLAVATEEGSVLLVQDPGESEQHGGDLRISVHPRTSVGAAAVQGMPPSPPGKRPRLAVPVADLTRRDNADESFENLDMMQSAGPKRAAPAATTLRAITEESHFRDGQFTANLRNRLGRTHRSQVLKWFDAFEPDGRYGLTQQHRPGLGPELVLAPLRPAELGAALENRIAEIRTAG; this comes from the coding sequence GTGTCCGAGCGATGGCTGCTGCCACCGCTGTGGTTCGACTTGTGCTGGGAAATCGGGAGATTCGACGAATACCCGTTCCCCATCGCGGTGCGCTCGCACGGCGCGACGCTCGAAGAGCGCGCCGTGCTCCGCCAGCGGGCGCTGCCCGAGCTGCAAGCCGCCGGGCTGCTCGCCGGTGACGGCCTCGCCCCGCGCTTCGCGCAGGTGCTCGCCCAGCTCGCCAAGCCGGGCCTGTGGATCGAAGGGCTCTGGATGCCCGACGACACCAACCAATCCCCGACCCGGCTGCTGGCAGTGGCCACCGAGGAAGGCTCGGTGCTACTCGTCCAGGACCCGGGCGAATCCGAACAGCACGGGGGTGACCTGCGGATCTCCGTGCATCCGCGGACCTCGGTCGGCGCCGCGGCGGTCCAGGGCATGCCGCCGTCCCCGCCCGGGAAACGCCCGCGCCTGGCGGTTCCGGTCGCCGATCTCACACGGCGCGACAACGCCGACGAAAGCTTCGAGAACCTCGACATGATGCAGTCCGCCGGTCCGAAGCGAGCCGCCCCGGCGGCCACGACGCTGCGCGCGATAACCGAGGAAAGCCACTTCCGCGACGGCCAGTTCACCGCAAACCTCCGCAACCGGCTGGGCCGCACGCACCGCTCCCAAGTGCTGAAGTGGTTCGACGCCTTCGAACCGGACGGCCGCTACGGCCTGACCCAACAACACCGCCCAGGCCTCGGCCCAGAACTCGTCCTCGCCCCACTAAGACCAGCAGAACTCGGCGCGGCCCTGGAAAACCGGATCGCCGAAATCCGCACCGCCGGCTGA
- a CDS encoding trypsin-like peptidase domain-containing protein, whose protein sequence is MRTRFGLVVSLFGVAALAAAGLATGAAAAGHSWAAASSAAVHPGVQTVTNSAQCTANFVFQGGSKVYLGQAAHCAAKGDATQTNGCTSESLPIGTHVQVSGASKPGVLAYSSWVSMQAIKEKDANACAYNDLALVELDPADVGKVNPSMPVWGGPNGLNTSGLQQGDVVVTYGNSKLRAEASELNAKQGTSLGDSGGGWSHTILTSTPGIPGDSGSAVLDATGRAVGVLSTLNITTNIGTNNAGDLSRELGYMHAHSSLRNVSLVTGTQDFRGTTAMP, encoded by the coding sequence ATGAGGACTCGTTTCGGGCTGGTGGTCTCGTTGTTCGGCGTCGCCGCGCTGGCGGCTGCCGGACTTGCCACCGGGGCTGCCGCGGCAGGACATTCCTGGGCCGCGGCATCCAGCGCGGCCGTGCATCCCGGGGTGCAGACCGTGACCAACTCCGCGCAGTGCACCGCCAACTTCGTGTTCCAGGGCGGGTCGAAGGTGTACCTCGGGCAGGCCGCGCACTGCGCCGCGAAGGGCGATGCCACTCAGACCAACGGCTGCACCTCGGAGTCGCTGCCCATCGGCACCCACGTCCAGGTCAGCGGGGCGAGCAAGCCCGGGGTGCTCGCCTACAGCTCATGGGTGAGCATGCAGGCGATCAAGGAGAAGGATGCCAACGCCTGCGCCTACAACGATCTCGCGCTGGTCGAACTCGATCCGGCCGACGTCGGGAAGGTCAACCCGAGCATGCCGGTCTGGGGTGGCCCCAACGGCCTGAACACCTCGGGACTGCAGCAGGGCGACGTGGTCGTGACCTACGGCAATTCGAAGCTGCGGGCCGAAGCCAGCGAGCTGAACGCCAAGCAGGGCACGTCCCTGGGCGACAGCGGCGGCGGTTGGAGCCACACCATCCTCACCTCCACGCCGGGCATCCCGGGCGATTCCGGCAGTGCCGTCCTGGATGCCACGGGCCGCGCGGTGGGCGTTCTGTCCACTTTGAACATCACGACCAACATCGGGACCAACAACGCCGGCGACCTCTCCCGCGAACTGGGCTACATGCACGCCCACTCGTCGTTGCGGAACGTCTCCCTGGTGACGGGCACGCAGGACTTCCGCGGCACCACGGCCATGCCGTGA
- a CDS encoding response regulator transcription factor, with protein MTAREREVAVAVVRGSSNAEIATDLDMSQSTVKVHIGRIMNKLGAVNRTQVAIITHDAGLA; from the coding sequence CTGACCGCCCGGGAACGCGAGGTGGCGGTGGCGGTTGTCCGGGGTTCGAGCAATGCGGAGATCGCGACCGACCTGGACATGAGCCAATCCACCGTCAAGGTCCACATCGGACGGATCATGAACAAGCTGGGCGCCGTCAACCGAACCCAGGTCGCGATCATCACCCACGACGCGGGCCTGGCGTAG
- a CDS encoding zinc finger protein, with protein sequence MTYVWRPVTGGRHAFPIAATKVRREERVKAFCGAEAGAAELHDQSEVDWIREDTCMRCWHTLTTRL encoded by the coding sequence TTGACTTACGTTTGGCGCCCGGTCACGGGCGGTCGCCACGCGTTTCCCATCGCGGCAACGAAAGTTCGGCGCGAGGAGCGGGTGAAGGCGTTCTGCGGAGCAGAAGCGGGCGCGGCGGAGCTGCATGATCAGTCCGAAGTGGACTGGATTCGCGAGGACACCTGCATGCGTTGCTGGCACACCCTCACCACCCGCCTGTGA
- a CDS encoding sensor histidine kinase, with protein MGFAASVVMLSVAVPLLLGLWVFGRQRVLADYRERAEQVERERELLAERAVGAQRREIAREMHDVVAHRIGVVSRHTEALAANAVDERSAELAEIIRSTSAIAMSELHDMLRALRHDAEAEPAAASTTGIADLVDGAVRSGANVRLTMPDPVPDVPPVVGRTTYRVVQEALTNAAKHAPHAAVQVTVREDGDDLTLTVTNRRSPRAHAVALPSSGLGLVGMRERVALTGGKLHTGVPADVRLRRRDARLGLRRQAPDTAP; from the coding sequence GTGGGGTTCGCGGCGAGCGTGGTGATGTTGTCCGTGGCGGTACCGTTGCTACTCGGCCTGTGGGTGTTCGGGCGGCAACGCGTCCTGGCCGACTACCGGGAACGCGCGGAGCAGGTCGAGCGGGAGCGGGAACTGCTCGCCGAACGCGCGGTCGGTGCGCAACGGCGCGAGATCGCCCGGGAAATGCACGACGTCGTGGCGCACCGGATCGGCGTCGTGTCGCGGCACACCGAGGCGCTGGCTGCGAACGCCGTCGACGAGCGAAGCGCCGAGCTGGCCGAGATCATCCGCTCGACGAGCGCCATCGCGATGTCCGAACTGCACGACATGCTCCGTGCGCTGCGGCACGACGCCGAGGCCGAACCCGCGGCGGCGAGCACGACCGGGATCGCCGACCTGGTAGACGGTGCTGTGCGGTCGGGCGCGAACGTCCGGCTCACCATGCCCGATCCCGTTCCGGACGTGCCGCCCGTCGTGGGGCGCACCACGTACCGCGTGGTGCAGGAAGCCCTCACCAACGCCGCCAAACACGCCCCGCACGCTGCGGTGCAGGTCACGGTGAGAGAGGACGGGGACGACCTCACCTTGACCGTGACGAACCGGCGCAGCCCCCGCGCGCACGCGGTCGCGCTGCCGAGCTCCGGGTTGGGCCTGGTCGGCATGCGCGAACGCGTCGCCCTGACCGGCGGCAAGCTCCACACCGGCGTACCGGCTGATGTCCGGCTTCGCCGCCGAGATGCCCGACTCGGTCTCCGACGGCAGGCACCGGACACCGCTCCGTAG
- a CDS encoding phosphoenolpyruvate carboxykinase (GTP) encodes MTALTIPGLDKAPTTHERLLSWVREVAELTTPDQVVWCDGSQQEWQRMTDRLVEAGTFTRLEKKPNSFYAASDPLDVARVEERTFICSVEEKDAGVTNNWMDPDEMKATMTELYRGCMRGRTMYVIPFCMGPLDAEPPKLGVEITDSEYVVVSMHIMTRMGAKVLERLGTEGDFVPALHSVGAPLEPEQQDVPWPCNDIKYITHFPEERMIWSFGSGYGGNALLGKKCYSLRIASAMARDEGWLAEHMLILKLISPEEKVYYVAAAFPSACGKTNLAMLQPTIPGWRVETLGDDIAWMRFGEDGRLYAVNPEAGFFGVAPGTNWKTNPNAMRTIEQGNSLFTNVALTDDADVWWEDMEGEPQHLTDWKGRDWTPDNGENAAHPNSRYCTPMSQCPILAPEWDDPKGVPISAILFGGRRKTTVPLVNEAFDWQHGVFMGATLSSEKTAAAAGKVGDVRRDPMAMLPFIGYNVGDYFQHWVNVGKSADAAKLPRIFYVNWFRRGEDKRFLWPGFGENSRVLKWIVDRLEGNAAAADTAIGRVPTADELDLSGLDTPTADVDEALNVDVEEWKAELPLIEEWFSTIGDSLPSSMHDELEALKQRLGH; translated from the coding sequence ATGACCGCATTGACCATCCCAGGTCTCGACAAGGCACCGACCACGCACGAGCGCCTGTTGTCGTGGGTGCGCGAAGTCGCCGAGCTGACCACCCCCGACCAGGTGGTGTGGTGCGACGGTTCGCAGCAGGAATGGCAGCGGATGACCGACCGCCTCGTCGAGGCCGGCACCTTCACCCGCCTGGAGAAGAAGCCGAACTCGTTCTACGCGGCTTCGGACCCCTTGGACGTGGCGCGTGTCGAGGAGCGGACCTTCATCTGCTCCGTCGAGGAGAAAGACGCCGGGGTCACCAACAACTGGATGGACCCCGACGAGATGAAGGCGACCATGACGGAGCTCTACCGGGGCTGCATGCGTGGTCGCACGATGTACGTGATCCCGTTCTGCATGGGACCGCTGGACGCCGAGCCGCCGAAGCTGGGTGTCGAGATCACCGACTCCGAGTACGTCGTGGTGTCGATGCACATCATGACCCGGATGGGCGCGAAGGTCCTGGAGCGGCTGGGCACCGAGGGCGATTTCGTACCCGCGCTGCACTCGGTGGGCGCGCCGCTGGAGCCGGAGCAGCAGGACGTGCCGTGGCCGTGCAACGACATCAAGTACATCACCCACTTCCCCGAGGAGCGGATGATCTGGAGCTTCGGCTCCGGCTACGGCGGCAACGCGCTGCTGGGCAAGAAGTGCTACTCGCTGCGGATCGCCTCGGCGATGGCCCGCGACGAGGGCTGGCTGGCCGAGCACATGCTGATCCTGAAGCTGATCTCGCCGGAGGAGAAGGTCTACTACGTCGCGGCCGCGTTCCCGTCGGCCTGCGGCAAGACCAACCTCGCGATGCTGCAGCCCACCATCCCGGGCTGGCGGGTCGAGACCCTCGGTGACGACATCGCGTGGATGCGATTCGGCGAGGACGGCCGGCTCTACGCGGTGAACCCGGAGGCCGGGTTCTTCGGCGTCGCGCCGGGCACCAACTGGAAGACCAACCCGAACGCGATGCGCACCATCGAGCAGGGCAACTCGCTGTTCACCAACGTGGCCCTCACCGACGACGCCGACGTCTGGTGGGAGGACATGGAGGGCGAGCCGCAGCACCTCACCGACTGGAAGGGCCGCGACTGGACCCCGGACAACGGGGAGAACGCCGCGCACCCGAACTCGCGGTACTGCACGCCGATGTCGCAGTGCCCGATCCTGGCGCCGGAGTGGGACGACCCGAAGGGCGTGCCGATCTCGGCGATCCTCTTCGGCGGTCGCCGCAAGACGACCGTTCCGCTGGTGAACGAGGCCTTCGACTGGCAGCACGGCGTGTTCATGGGCGCCACCCTCTCGTCGGAGAAGACCGCCGCGGCGGCCGGCAAGGTCGGCGATGTGCGGCGCGACCCGATGGCGATGCTGCCGTTCATCGGCTACAACGTCGGCGACTACTTCCAGCACTGGGTGAACGTCGGCAAGTCCGCCGACGCCGCCAAGCTGCCGCGGATCTTCTACGTGAACTGGTTCCGCCGCGGTGAGGACAAGCGCTTCCTGTGGCCCGGCTTCGGGGAGAACTCCCGCGTGCTCAAGTGGATTGTGGACCGGCTGGAGGGCAACGCGGCCGCCGCCGACACCGCGATCGGGCGGGTGCCGACCGCCGACGAGCTGGACCTGAGCGGTCTGGACACGCCGACGGCCGACGTCGACGAGGCGCTGAACGTCGACGTCGAGGAGTGGAAGGCGGAGCTGCCGCTCATCGAGGAGTGGTTCAGCACCATCGGCGACTCGTTGCCGAGCTCCATGCACGATGAGCTGGAGGCCTTGAAACAGCGTCTCGGTCACTGA
- a CDS encoding DUF6802 family protein gives MYIEEQGAGDGDIKVTVEGEEYTAEANYDFDGDGIDDTVAVMTDDGFVAYIDDDADGQADVMQTINADGVVVGQARYDAGTGHWTGEAPQQHPGGGDPQDQEHGRSMVIDTPQGDMQVGPATEDTNQDGIADTAVVETETGGTMLVTDVDGDGSADQVVEISQTGDVTISHHTGDGQWTVVEHGKISDEGQYAPNPATGATDDAAWTFDETAQPHAATVDTGAHGDQQGQRGGGAAGKADSDDAWV, from the coding sequence GTGTACATCGAGGAGCAAGGCGCGGGAGACGGCGACATCAAGGTCACCGTCGAGGGCGAGGAGTACACCGCCGAGGCCAACTACGACTTCGATGGCGATGGCATCGACGACACCGTCGCGGTAATGACCGACGACGGCTTCGTCGCCTACATCGACGATGACGCCGACGGTCAGGCCGACGTGATGCAGACGATCAACGCCGACGGCGTGGTGGTCGGGCAGGCCCGCTACGACGCCGGCACCGGCCACTGGACCGGCGAGGCCCCGCAGCAGCACCCCGGCGGCGGCGACCCGCAGGACCAGGAGCACGGCCGGTCGATGGTCATCGACACGCCGCAGGGCGACATGCAGGTCGGCCCGGCCACCGAGGACACCAACCAGGACGGGATCGCCGACACCGCGGTCGTGGAGACCGAAACCGGCGGCACCATGCTGGTCACCGACGTCGACGGCGACGGATCGGCCGACCAGGTGGTGGAGATCAGCCAGACCGGCGATGTGACGATCTCGCACCACACCGGCGACGGCCAGTGGACCGTGGTCGAGCACGGCAAGATTAGCGACGAGGGGCAGTACGCCCCGAACCCCGCGACCGGCGCGACCGACGACGCGGCCTGGACCTTCGATGAAACCGCCCAGCCACACGCGGCCACCGTCGACACCGGGGCGCACGGCGACCAGCAGGGCCAGCGCGGTGGGGGCGCGGCCGGCAAAGCGGACTCCGACGACGCCTGGGTCTGA
- a CDS encoding carbohydrate ABC transporter permease — protein sequence MAARVGRWLVPMAPALLLLGLFVAGPILWSGYISFTNAALTGAAATAPEFVGLENYRRLFTDPALWHSAWLTVVFTVGSAVIGQNCLGLLIAVLTQHRSRWLRSAVGTVVVSAWVLPELVAAFAVYAFLNTDGTLNNLLAGLGLDPQDWLYSAPMVAVILGNVWRGTAFSMLVYQASLSEVPTDLVEAAEVDGAGVFRRFWYVTLPIIRRSVLTNLMLITLQTIGLFTLIYVLTAGGPGAETQTLPLLMYDSAFEFDEIGYGAAISLVLLLIGGLFAVVYAKSLREEL from the coding sequence ATGGCGGCGCGGGTCGGGCGGTGGCTGGTGCCGATGGCGCCCGCGCTGCTGCTGCTCGGCTTGTTCGTCGCCGGGCCGATCCTGTGGAGCGGGTACATCTCCTTCACCAATGCGGCGCTGACCGGTGCGGCGGCCACTGCGCCCGAGTTCGTCGGACTGGAGAACTACCGGCGCCTGTTCACCGACCCGGCGCTGTGGCATTCGGCGTGGCTGACCGTGGTTTTCACGGTCGGCTCGGCGGTCATCGGGCAGAACTGCCTGGGCCTGCTGATCGCGGTGCTGACGCAGCACCGCAGCCGCTGGCTGCGCAGCGCGGTCGGCACCGTCGTGGTGTCGGCGTGGGTGCTGCCGGAGCTCGTCGCCGCCTTCGCCGTCTACGCGTTCCTGAACACCGATGGCACGCTGAACAACCTGCTGGCCGGGCTGGGGCTCGACCCGCAGGACTGGCTCTACAGCGCGCCGATGGTGGCGGTGATCCTGGGTAACGTCTGGCGCGGCACCGCGTTCTCGATGCTGGTTTACCAGGCGTCGCTGTCCGAGGTGCCAACCGATCTGGTGGAGGCCGCCGAGGTCGACGGCGCCGGGGTGTTCCGCCGGTTCTGGTACGTCACGCTGCCGATCATCCGGCGTTCGGTGCTGACCAACCTGATGCTGATCACGTTGCAGACGATCGGGCTGTTCACGCTGATCTACGTGCTGACCGCCGGTGGTCCGGGCGCGGAGACGCAGACGCTGCCGCTGCTGATGTACGACTCGGCGTTCGAGTTCGACGAGATCGGTTACGGCGCCGCGATCTCCCTGGTGCTGCTGCTGATCGGCGGGCTGTTCGCGGTGGTGTACGCGAAGAGCCTGAGGGAGGAGCTGTGA
- a CDS encoding PLD nuclease N-terminal domain-containing protein: MALALAPAHVLADPAPIIAMSGWGLATLLLFGWLALFVCALISILLSPHTGGMKIAWLVFAFVAPFLGCLLWFVVGRGDAYRRRAV, translated from the coding sequence ATGGCCCTGGCCCTGGCACCCGCGCACGTCCTCGCCGACCCGGCACCGATCATCGCGATGAGCGGGTGGGGGCTGGCCACGCTGCTGCTCTTCGGCTGGCTGGCGCTGTTCGTATGCGCCCTGATCAGCATCCTCCTCTCACCGCACACCGGTGGGATGAAGATCGCGTGGCTCGTGTTCGCCTTCGTGGCCCCGTTCCTGGGCTGCCTGCTGTGGTTCGTCGTGGGCCGGGGTGACGCCTACCGGCGTCGCGCGGTCTGA
- a CDS encoding DUF3558 family protein has protein sequence MAGAVVALAGCNSPSGKEAPSENAEPTKPSLASFDPCTALTPEKLQAQGLSAPGKPVDQGIGESGCEFDGSEFLLSVLKGEKSSLSYWEGRRANMGVFERNQVGSRQGIKMISAGSVGQGICSQVIEASSGSVSVQVTYSADKIQSDDATCAKAMEIAQVVEPKLPQ, from the coding sequence TTGGCTGGAGCGGTCGTAGCACTGGCGGGTTGCAACAGTCCAAGCGGCAAGGAAGCGCCTTCGGAGAATGCCGAGCCGACAAAACCCAGCCTGGCCTCGTTCGATCCTTGCACTGCGCTGACTCCGGAGAAGCTGCAAGCACAAGGCCTGAGCGCACCGGGGAAACCGGTCGATCAAGGCATCGGCGAGTCGGGCTGCGAGTTCGACGGCTCCGAGTTCCTTCTCTCGGTGTTGAAGGGCGAGAAGAGCTCGTTGTCGTACTGGGAAGGCCGGCGCGCCAACATGGGCGTGTTCGAGCGTAATCAAGTCGGATCGCGGCAGGGCATCAAGATGATCAGCGCTGGCTCGGTTGGGCAGGGCATCTGCAGCCAGGTCATCGAGGCTAGCAGCGGCTCGGTTTCAGTTCAGGTCACCTACAGCGCCGACAAGATCCAGAGCGACGACGCCACCTGCGCAAAGGCGATGGAGATCGCGCAGGTTGTTGAGCCGAAGTTGCCGCAGTAG
- a CDS encoding extracellular solute-binding protein yields the protein MRRRKAMSVLITTTLAVTLAACGGGAADDPNTISVAYHRYGNTLQVDQWMQRVRQQYEQAHPGKTVKLDPVVAPESEYLSKLQLRMRSPSTAPDVLYEDSFNVNSDVAAGYLAPLDGRLAQWPDWGQYIDATKQAGKAQDGKTYGVPLDTDTRGLWYYRELFAEVGLPAEWRPRTWDDILDAARLVKQRRPDAIALDLALGKAEGESVSMQTVEMLLYGTGTGTLYDQQQQKWIAPSEGFADAMGFLSTALSEDLTQSKAQIADAQYDKVFRDDLTREGKVAIRLDGSFASGNWVDSGWQDWSRTMAAAPMPTQHGQAPGTVTLSGGWTLAISSSSRKQDDAFEFIKQAMAKDNVVEYAAASGNLPARADAAADPRVIDANPLNPFWIGLLGTTHYRPALPEYPKVSEQIQQSVLDVVAGKPPAEVADQWAQQVSRIVQPANTRAG from the coding sequence ATGCGCCGAAGAAAAGCGATGTCCGTGCTCATCACCACTACGTTGGCGGTCACGCTGGCCGCGTGCGGCGGCGGCGCCGCGGACGATCCGAACACGATCAGCGTCGCCTACCACCGGTACGGCAACACGCTGCAGGTCGACCAGTGGATGCAGCGGGTCAGGCAGCAGTACGAGCAGGCGCACCCGGGCAAGACGGTCAAGCTGGACCCGGTGGTCGCGCCGGAGAGCGAGTACCTGTCGAAGCTCCAGCTGCGGATGCGTTCGCCGTCCACCGCGCCGGACGTGCTCTACGAAGACAGCTTCAACGTGAACTCCGACGTCGCGGCCGGCTACCTGGCGCCGCTGGACGGCCGCCTCGCGCAGTGGCCGGACTGGGGCCAGTACATCGACGCCACCAAGCAAGCCGGGAAGGCCCAGGACGGCAAGACCTACGGCGTTCCGCTGGACACCGACACCCGCGGCCTCTGGTACTATCGCGAGCTGTTCGCCGAGGTCGGCCTGCCCGCCGAGTGGCGGCCGCGGACCTGGGACGACATCCTCGACGCCGCCCGGCTGGTCAAGCAGCGCCGCCCGGACGCCATCGCGCTGGACCTCGCGCTGGGCAAGGCCGAGGGCGAGTCGGTCAGCATGCAGACCGTCGAAATGCTGTTGTACGGCACCGGAACCGGCACCCTCTACGACCAGCAGCAGCAGAAGTGGATCGCGCCCAGCGAGGGCTTCGCCGATGCGATGGGCTTCCTGTCCACCGCGCTGTCGGAGGACCTGACGCAGAGCAAGGCGCAGATCGCCGATGCGCAGTACGACAAGGTGTTCCGCGACGACCTGACCCGCGAGGGCAAGGTCGCGATCCGGCTGGACGGCAGCTTCGCCTCCGGCAACTGGGTGGATTCCGGTTGGCAGGACTGGAGCCGGACGATGGCGGCGGCGCCGATGCCCACCCAGCACGGGCAGGCGCCGGGCACGGTCACCCTCTCCGGCGGTTGGACGCTGGCGATCAGCTCGTCCAGCCGGAAGCAGGACGACGCGTTCGAGTTCATCAAGCAGGCGATGGCCAAGGACAACGTCGTGGAGTACGCGGCGGCCAGCGGAAACCTCCCGGCCCGCGCGGACGCCGCCGCCGACCCGCGGGTGATCGACGCGAACCCGCTCAACCCGTTCTGGATCGGTCTGCTGGGCACCACGCACTACCGGCCCGCGCTGCCGGAGTATCCGAAGGTGTCCGAGCAGATCCAGCAGTCGGTGCTCGACGTGGTGGCGGGCAAGCCGCCGGCCGAGGTCGCCGACCAGTGGGCGCAGCAGGTTTCGCGCATCGTGCAGCCGGCGAACACCCGGGCAGGCTGA
- a CDS encoding DUF397 domain-containing protein — protein MIWRKSSRSNGAQNCVEVGAGPGIIGVRDTKDRDGAVLVFPRRQWVAFVSGLRDRRW, from the coding sequence ATGATCTGGCGCAAATCCAGCCGCAGCAACGGAGCGCAGAACTGTGTCGAGGTTGGCGCTGGTCCTGGCATCATCGGTGTTCGAGACACCAAGGACCGGGATGGGGCCGTGTTGGTGTTCCCCCGGCGGCAGTGGGTGGCGTTCGTCTCGGGGTTGCGGGATCGCCGCTGGTGA
- a CDS encoding DUF5753 domain-containing protein has product MPDWAKKYVNLEACASEIKLFYGDTIPGVLQTRDYARELLSASVVVPAMDVDAMAESRERRAARFFEPRSPLLWVVLGEEAILRQVGDRDIRRAQLEQLRSLAELDHVTIQVIPLASGAHAGLGIAFTLLHLEQANSDIAYIESLTSSDYLSRPQHTRAYSLVFDRLRVAAISDRETLSLINQEIEALD; this is encoded by the coding sequence GTGCCGGACTGGGCGAAGAAGTACGTCAACTTGGAAGCATGCGCTTCCGAGATCAAGCTCTTCTACGGCGACACGATTCCTGGAGTGCTGCAGACCCGCGACTACGCCCGCGAACTGCTCTCGGCCTCGGTTGTCGTGCCGGCGATGGACGTCGATGCGATGGCAGAATCACGCGAGCGCCGTGCGGCGAGGTTCTTTGAACCTCGCTCGCCGTTGTTGTGGGTCGTGCTCGGCGAAGAAGCCATCCTGCGACAGGTCGGCGATCGAGATATCCGTCGAGCCCAACTGGAACAGCTCCGTTCCCTGGCCGAGCTGGATCATGTCACGATCCAGGTGATCCCACTGGCGAGCGGCGCCCACGCAGGACTCGGGATTGCATTCACCCTTCTCCATCTTGAGCAGGCCAACTCAGACATCGCTTACATCGAGAGCCTGACCAGCTCCGACTACTTGTCTCGACCTCAGCACACCCGCGCATATAGCCTGGTCTTCGATCGATTGCGGGTTGCCGCGATCAGCGACCGGGAGACCCTGTCGCTGATCAACCAAGAGATCGAGGCGCTTGACTAG
- a CDS encoding carbohydrate ABC transporter permease: MDSVTSAQLQWKSDRRFQWKSRRWGSTVVHLVLAVIALVFLAPLLWLVTAAFDVDAPLSARLPNAFTLDNFGQVLSWEVSVRPLWNSLLLSGGAALIAVVAAVLCAYPLSRYQLRFRRPFLYIVLFASGLPMTAVMVPVYSMFVQLELIDSMFGTTLFLAATSLPIAIWMTKNFMDGVPISLEEAAWVDGASAMQALRSVVLPLIVPGMAVVAIFTFFTAWGNFFVPFILLLDPAAQPASVGVFTFFGQGGLIAYGQLAAYSILYTAPVIALYLIVGRTLGGAFNLAGAIKH, from the coding sequence ATGGATTCGGTGACTTCTGCGCAACTTCAATGGAAATCGGACCGTCGATTTCAATGGAAATCGCGGCGGTGGGGGTCCACCGTTGTCCACCTTGTCCTCGCGGTCATCGCCCTGGTGTTCCTGGCTCCGCTGCTTTGGCTGGTCACGGCCGCGTTCGACGTGGACGCGCCGCTGTCGGCGCGGCTGCCGAACGCGTTCACCCTGGACAACTTCGGCCAGGTGCTGAGCTGGGAGGTCAGCGTCCGTCCACTGTGGAACAGTCTGCTGCTCAGCGGCGGCGCGGCGCTGATCGCGGTGGTCGCCGCGGTGTTGTGCGCGTATCCGCTGTCGCGCTACCAGCTCCGGTTCCGGCGGCCGTTCCTGTACATCGTGCTGTTCGCGTCCGGGCTGCCGATGACCGCGGTGATGGTGCCGGTGTACAGCATGTTCGTGCAGCTGGAGCTGATCGACTCGATGTTCGGCACCACCCTGTTCCTGGCCGCCACCTCGTTGCCGATCGCGATCTGGATGACCAAGAACTTCATGGACGGCGTCCCGATCAGCCTCGAAGAGGCCGCGTGGGTGGACGGCGCGTCGGCGATGCAGGCGCTGCGCTCGGTCGTGCTGCCGCTGATAGTGCCCGGCATGGCCGTGGTCGCGATCTTCACGTTCTTCACGGCGTGGGGAAACTTCTTCGTGCCGTTCATCCTGCTGCTGGATCCGGCCGCGCAGCCGGCATCGGTCGGCGTGTTCACCTTCTTCGGCCAGGGCGGCCTGATCGCCTACGGCCAGCTGGCGGCGTACTCGATCCTCTACACGGCCCCGGTGATCGCCCTGTACCTGATTGTCGGCCGAACTCTCGGCGGCGCCTTCAACCTGGCGGGAGCCATCAAGCACTGA